A genomic stretch from Microplitis mediator isolate UGA2020A chromosome 10, iyMicMedi2.1, whole genome shotgun sequence includes:
- the LOC130675972 gene encoding ras guanine nucleotide exchange factor R-like: protein MSKLSIIVQGWKDGHLNPANELKVTEKSIELPPYLVNVDLFSESSETTFDFIKKKIEENHRQVIELRNKQLPPGQQQQQQQHQQQQIQQQIQHHQQQQQIQQQQQQQQQQQQQQIQQHHQQHHQQQQQQQQQQQQQQKQKQQQKQKQQKRQQNDDQQTSKRRKIQSSSQPITFDVQSAEDLLNPSTPVIFVHGRTGSGKTTTLFGDSERGTRGLIELLFDGVAAEDLEFKAEEYSIKGFRDLVSPSSNSVQSFILLHSLEVAPYKTMKKVLEKRLTCDNDFIKTASRGVIFIEFTNIKTSEKLCVIDMPGLERDEVTAHNPLISPSRTTKWISRLTSDFRELINPPPGTYISNDLWKSVRNSLPKKSLVFLVCCIRAPYKRNNVLSSVLFLHSFEDRRAPNFEFGLSRSPLSIRPAAQLTPNRQVSQHLSVPGITVNSAPSHEESALVKQLRAELEAEKEKSSQFKSQFLEVQGKLDYVLKIHQRLHAAYDKQKEETKRILGNLRGAYFDIHNLEVKLAELQKQSSPAAQPPPATSSSSSSPRRNRSASPARSPSTSAGRDQSAIRPPTPATSSSSSSPRRNRSASPARSPSTSAGRDQTANRPPTPASQPLSPPANQPSPPGNQPPSPATSSSSSSPRRNRSASPARSPSTSAGRDQTASPMSSSPAILPSPPVRRILRTRKRLSDRVLHQFPEERKKDLQKPLPIPEGSDMKKALLEKLKLPNNYRVPINDTVSLKPDQPEVFKNVEWSEYIQHSIVGARSKFKCRKCGLISERSYAVQHAWLVEMNNHLACDDPECDLLFKSPQLLQDHMEAAHKIMRPPRKTRKRKRK, encoded by the exons ATGAGTAAATTATCAATCATTGTCCAGGGATGGAAGGATGGCCACCTTAATCCGGCGAATGAGTTGAAAGTGACTGAGAAGAGTATCGAGCTACCACCGTATCTTGTGAATGTCGATCTCTTCTCAGAGTCTTCTGAAACCACTTTCGACtttatcaagaaaaaaatcgaagagaATCATCGGCAAGTGATTGAGCTTCGAAATAAGCAGCTACCACCCgggcaacaacaacaacaacaacaacatcaacaacaacaaatacAACAACAAATACAACACcaccaacaacaacaacaaatacaacaacaacaacagcaacaacaacaacaacaacaacaacaaatacAACAACACCATCAACAACAccatcaacaacaacaacaacaacagcagcagcagcaacaacaacaaaaacaaaaacaacaacaaaaacaaaaacaacaaaaacGCCAACAAAATGACGATCAGCAAACATCCAAGCGGCGTAAAATTCAATCGTCGAGTCAACCAATTACTTTTGACGTTCAGTCGGCTGAGGATCTCCTCAATCCCAGTACACCCGTAATATTCGTCCATGGTCGTACTGGCAGTGGAAAGACAACCACTTTATTTGGTGACTCTGAGCGTGGAACGCGAGGATTAATTGAACTGTTGTTTGATGGAGTCGCTGCAGAAGATCTCGAGTTCAA gGCCGAAGAATATTCAATCAAGGGATTCCGGGACCTAGTCAGTCCATCTTCCAATTCGGTCCAGAGCTTCATTCTCCTTCATTCGTTGGAGGTGGCACCATATAAAACCATGAAGAAAGTGCTGGAGAAGCGGCTTACATGCGACAACGACTTCATCAAAACAGCATCTCGAGGGGTCATATTTATAGAGTTT ACAAACATCAAAACATCGGAGAAACTCTGCGTCATCGACATGCCCGGGCTGGAACGGGATGAAGTGACGGCACATAATCCACTAATTTCACCATCAAGAACAACAAAGTGGATTTCAAGGTTGACATCGGACTTCCGGGAGTTAATAAATCCACCACCTGGGACATATATTTCAAATGATCTGTGGAAGTCCGTAAGAAATTCACTTCCGAAGAAGTCCTTGGTGTTTTTAGTGTGCTGTATCAGGGCTCCATACAAGAGGAACAACGTGCTTTCGTCGGTGCTGTTTTTACACAGCTTCGAGGACAGGCGAGCACCCAATTTCGAGTTTGGACTGTCAAGATCACCGTTGTCAATACGTCCCGCGGCTCAGCTGACACCGAATCGTCAAGTGAGTCAACATTTGTCAGTGCCCGGGATAACAGTAAATTCAGCGCCAAGTCACGAGGAGTCAGCGCTAGTGAAACAACTACGAGCAGAGCTGGAGGCTGAGAAGGAGAAGTCCTCTCAGTTTAAATCGCAATTCTTAGAAGTTCAAGGCAAGCTAgattatgttttaaaaatccatCAGCGACTCCATGCCGCTTACGACAAACAAAAGGAGGAGACCAAACGCATTCTAGGAAACCTTAGGGGGGCGTATTTTGACATCCACAACCTGGAAGTCAAATTAGCCGAGCTTCAGAAGCAATCGTCACCAGCGGCTCAACCACCACCAGCGACCagttcatcatcatcatcaccaagAAGAAATCGATCGGCATCACCAGCGAGGAGTCCATCAACATCAGCAGGGAGGGATCAATCAGCCATTCGACCACCAACACCAGCGACCagttcatcatcatcatcaccaagAAGAAATCGATCGGCATCACCAGCGAGGAGTCCATCAACATCAGCAGGGAGGGATCAAACAGCCAATCGACCACCAACACCAGCATCTCAACCACTATCACCACCAGCGAATCAACCATCACCACCAGGAAATCAACCACCATCACCAGCGACCagttcatcatcatcatcaccacgAAGAAATCGATCGGCATCACCAGCGAGGAGTCCATCAACATCAGCAGGGAGGGATCAAACAGCGTCACCAATGAGTTCATCACCGGCCATTCTACCATCGCCTCCGGTTCGAAGGATACTGAGGACCAGAAAAAGATTGTCAGACAGGGTCCTCCACCAATTTCCGgaggaaagaaaaaaagactTACAAAAGCCCTTGCCCATCCCTGAGGGCAGTGATATGAAAAAGGCCTTATTGGAAAAACTCAAGCTGCCCAATAATTACAGAGTGCCTATCAATGACACAGTGTCTTTGAAACCCGACCAACCAGAGGTTTTCAAGAACGTAGAGTGGTCGGAGTACATCCAACATTCCATCGTGGGTGCACGTTCTAAATTCAAATGCAGGAAATGTGGTTTGATTTCTGAAAGGTCCTATGCAGTCCAACATGCATGGCTAGTGGAAATGAATAATCATCTGGCATGTGATGATCCGGAGTGTGACTTGCTCTTCAAATCCCCGCAGCTATTGCAAGATCACATGGAGGCGGCACATAAAATAATGAGACCTCCTCGTAAGACGCGCAAGAGGAAGAGGAAGTGA